Proteins encoded together in one Benincasa hispida cultivar B227 chromosome 1, ASM972705v1, whole genome shotgun sequence window:
- the LOC120072060 gene encoding sister chromatid cohesion protein SCC2 isoform X2 gives MEHVSSSTVSDRKVFDQRLHIRSQVEGDSRTTQNHKPETMPTNDTPISSSRKVKVKKKGRDETSSVRTDPSELQDTTLANFREFLEDFCARAEIVGDDRDESEWLALPLTDLRVLVNEIMSIRSKKLLHLVPLDNLTRLLKVLDNQIHRAEGLSVEECEHLDSDAVETIFCALESIHASLTIMAHDQMPKLLYKEEIIERILEFSRRHIMDIMCAYDPSYRALHKASENGVFEVNEDEELDGDYGSSTKKRRAVKTTKIRKPASNKVSTAVNTILQKMCTIVGLLKDLLLIERLPDSCILQLVKTSFSTFLVDNIQLLQLKAIGLICGIFYSYTQHRNYLIDELVQMLFKLPSTKRALRAYHLPEEEQRQIQMITALLIQLVHYSANLPEALRQASDSNSIFEVSVDSSCPTKCHEAATEACCLFWTRVLQRFANVKTQDASEVKVMMENMVLDLLTTLNLPEYPASAPILEVLCVLLLQNAGLKSKDISARSMAIDFLGMIAARLKRDAVICATDKYWILQELGDKEDDADQGYSKDVCSICLDGRVEKYILVCQGCQRLFHADCMGGRENEVPNRGWNCQICHSRKQLLVLQSYCKSQCKNDSEKRKDRSDKGSKVSWLVSNIEIVQQLLLNYLQEVGPADDLHLFVRWFYLCLWYKDDPKSEQKFIYYLSRLKSMAIVRDGGNTSSLLTRDSVKKITLALGQNNSFSRGFDKILHMLLASLRENSPVIRAKALRAVSIIVEADPEVLGDKRVQLAVEGRFCDSAISVREAALELVGRHIASHPDLGFKYFEKIAERIKDTGVSVRKRAIKIIRDMCTSNANFSEFTRACIEIISRVGDDESSIQDLVCKTFYEFWFEEPSSSQTQFFGDDSSVPLEIAKKTEQIVEVLRKMPNHHLLVTVIKRNLALDFFPQSTKAVGINPVSLTSVRKRCELMCKCLLERILQVEERSNMDTEVRALPYVLVLHAFCVVDPMLCAPASNPSQFVVTLQPYLKSQVDNRVVAQLLESIIFIIDAVLPLLRKLSTNVAEDLEQDLKHMIVRHSFLTVVHACIKCLCSLSKIAGKGAWVVEYLIQMFFKRLDSQGVDNKQLVGRSLFCLGLLIRYGSPLLSNSSNKNVDIAKSLSLLKMYLQTEDLVIRVRALQALGFVLIARPEFMLEEDVGKIVEESLSSGSDVRLKMQALQNMYDYLLDAESQMGIDEPGDGAGPDNGEGGQSVPVAAGAGDTNICGGIVQLYWERILGRSLDLNGQVRQTALKIVEVVLRQGLVHPITCVPYLIALETDPTEANAKLAHHLLMNMNEKYPTFFESRLGDGLQMSFIFIQTISHGSDNANKKIQSKGSSNLKSRSDGCSLTQARLGVSRIYKLIRGNRVSRNNFISSIVRKFDNPRLNDSMIPFLMYCAEILALLPFTFPDEPLYLIHAINRIIQVRGGSLQEEIKAFGIHLLQRNTPYIMYENGMIQPPQPGQFSDNIISSDMNGSVELDQSRPFCDFTSMDLNQQIPPESVAHHELSNNNTTLEGKLHNISSMDACSISKDDLQKIQTMSLAAIALQLLLKLKRHLKIVYSLNDARCQSFNPNEPSKPGEFLSKQNVPFDISETCTTLPTSYQEFMQRYQDFKNTLRDDAFDYSTYTANIKRKRPTVRKGRKPTMGGNDEDIDEDEDWSGGRRLSNSGRKGSYSTRASRQR, from the exons ATGGAGCATGTCTCTAGCAGTACGGTATCTGATAGGAAAGTTTTTGATCAAAGACTACATATTAGAAGTCAAGTTGAAGGAGACTCTAGAACAACTCAAAATCATAAGCCTGAAACTATGCCTACTAAT GATACACCAATATCATCTTCTAGAAAAGTCAAAGTTAAGAAGAAAGGCAGAGATGAAACTTCTTCTGTTAGAACAGATCCTTCTGAGCTTCAAG ACACCACCCTTGCGAACTTCCGTGAGTTCTTAGAAGACTTTTGTGCAAGAGCTGAAATTGTCGGTGATGATCGTGATGAATCAGAGTGGCTGGCTCTGCCTCTTACTGATCTAAGGGTGCTTGTCAATGAAATAATGTCCATACGTTCAAAGAAACTTCTTCATTTGGTTCCTCTCGATAACCTGACGAGGCTGCTGAAGGTTTTAGATAATCAGATACATAGAGCAGAAGGATTGTCTGTTGAAGAATGCGAACAT TTAGATTCAGATGCAGTTGAAACCATCTTTTGTGCTTTGGAGTCCATACATGCATCTCTGACTATAATGGCTCATGACCAAATGCCAAAGTTGCTTTACAAAGAAGAG ATCATCGAGAGAATTCTGGAGTTCTCCCGACGTCACATAATGGATATTATGTGTGCTTATGATCCTTCATATCGTGCATTGCATAAAGCCAGTGAAAATGGTGTGTTCGAAG taaatgaagatgaagaacttGATGGCGACTATGGTTCATCGACTAAGAAACGTCGTGCTGTTAAGACTACTAAAATCAGGAAGCCTGCATCCAACAA GGTATCTACTGCTGTTAATACTATTCTTCAGAAGATGTGCACCATTGTCGGTTTACTTAAGGATTTGTTGTTGATAGAGAGATTACCAGATAGCTGTATTCTTCAATTAGTGAAGACAAGCTTTTCTACTTTTTTGGTGGATAATATTCAGCTCTTGCAACTTAAGGCAATTGGTTTAATTTGTGGG atattttattcatatacaCAACATCGAAACTATTTGATAGATGAATTAGTTCAGATGCTCTTCAAATTACCATCCACGAAGCGAGCTTTAAGAGCTTATCATCTACCTGAAGAAGAACAACGTCAAATTCAAATGATTACTGCCCTATTGATTCAATTAGTACATTATAGTGCAAACCTCCCTGAAGCTTTGAGGCAAGCATCAGATAGTAATTCCATCTTTGAAGTTTCAGTTGACAGTAGTTGCCCTACCAAATGCCATGAAGCAGCTACAGAAGCTTGCTGTCTTTTCTGGACTCGTGTACTTCAGCGCTTTGCTAATGTGAAGACTCAAGATGCATCTGAAGTGAAAGTAATGATGGAAAATATGGTTTTGGATCTACTCACAACATTGAATTTACCTGAATATCCTGCATCAGCTCCTATTTTGGAG GTTCTTTGTGTGTTATTACTTCAGAATGCCGGACTGAAATCTAAAGATATATCTGCTCGTTCAATGGCCATTGACTTTCTCGGCATGATTGCTGCAAGGTTGAAACGTGATGCTGTCATATGTGCCACCGACAAGTATTGGATATTGCAAGAGTTGGGCGATAAAGAGGATGATGCTGATCAGGGTTACTCTAAAGACGTCTGTTCAATATGCTTGGATGGCAGGGTGGAAAAGTATATCCTGGTCTGTCAAGGTTGTCAGAGGTTATTTCATGCGGATTGCATGGGAGGAAGGGAAAACGAAGTTCCTAACCGGGGCTGGAACTGTCAAATTTGTCACTCCAGAAAACAACTTCTAGTATTACAATCATATTGCAAATCCCAATGTAAGAATGATAGTGAAAAGCGGAAAGATCGGTCAGATAAAGGTTCCAAAGTTTCGTGGCTTGTTTCCAACATTGAAATTGTTCAGCAGTTGCTTCTGAATTATCTCCAGGAAGTTGGTCCCGCAGATGATCTTCATCTATTTGTTCGCTG GTTCTATCTCTGCCTGTGGTACAAAGATGATCCAAAATCTGAGCAGAAATTTATTTACTATCTCTCTAGACTGAAATCTATGGCAATAGTGAGGGATGGTGGCAATACTTCCTCTTTATTGACTAGGGATTCAGTTAAAAAAATTACTCTTGCACTAGGACAAAATAATTCTTTCTCTAGAGGTTTTGATAAGATTCTTCACATGCTTCTG GCAAGTTTAAGGGAAAATTCTCCAGTAATTAGGGCCAAGGCTTTACGAGCG GTCAGTATAATAGTTGAAGCTGATCCAGAGGTATTGGGAGACAAACGTGTGCAATTGGCTGTGGAAGGAAGGTTTTGTGATTCTGCAATATCTGTCAGGGAAGCAGCTTTGGAACTTGTTGGCAGACATATTGCCTCACATCCTGATCTTGGGTTCAAG TATTTTGAAAAGATCGCTGAGAGAATCAAAGATACTGGAGTTAGTGTGAGGAAACGAGCCATCAAAATCATTCGAGATATGTGCACGTCAAATGCAAATTTCTCAGAATTTACAAGGGCGTGCATAGAGATCATTTCCCGAGTTGGTGATGATGAATCGAGTATTCAG GATCTTGTTTGTAAGACATTCTATGAGTTCTGGTTTGAGGAGCCTTCCAGTTCACAAACTCAGTTCTTTGGAGATGATAGCTCTGTTCCATTAGAGATAGCCAAGAAAACTGAGCAAATTGTTGAAGTATTGAGGAAAATGCCAAATCATCACCTTCTTGTGACTGTTATTAAGAGAAACTTAGCCCTTGATTTTTTCCCACAATCAACTAAGGCTGTTGGTATCAACCCTGTTTCCCTCACGTCAGTTCGGAAGCGATGCGAGTTGATGTGTAAGTGCTTACTGGAAAGGATATTGCAG GTGGAGGAACGAAGTAACATGGACACAGAAGTGCGTGCACTTCCATATGTATTGGTCTTGCATGCCTTTTGTGTTGTGGATCCAATGCTCTGTGCACCTGCATCCAACCCATCCCAGTTTGTGGTTACTCTCCAACCTTACCTCAAGAGCCAG GTTGACAATCGAGTGGTTGCCCAGTTACTCGAGagtatcatattcataattgaTGCAGTCTTGCCCTTGCTACGAAAATTATCTACAAATGTTGCTGAAGATCTAGAGCAAGACTTGAAACATATGATTGTTCGGCACTCCTTCTTGACAGTTGTACATGCTTGCATCAA GTGCCTTTGCTCTTTGAGTAAGATAGCAGGTAAAGGTGCATGGGTtgttgagtatcttattcagATGTTTTTTAAACGCTTGGATTCTCAAGGGGTTGATAACAAACAG CTGGTCGGACGTTCACTCTTCTGTCTCGGATTACTTATTCGCTATGGTAGTCCTTTGTTGAGCAATTCCAGCAACAAGAATGTCGACATTGCAAAGAGCCTCAGCTTGTTGAAGATGTACTTGCAGACGGAAGATTTGGTTATTAGGGTTAGAGCACTGCAG GCTTTGGGATTTGTTCTTATTGCAAGGCCTGAATTTATGCTTGAAGAAGATGTTGGGAAAATTGTAGAGGAATCATTGTCATCTGGTTCTGATGTTCGTCTTAAG ATGCAAGCATTGCAAAATATGTATGATTACCTTCTTGATGCGGAAAGTCAAATGGGAATAGATGAACCTGGTGATGGAGCTGGCCCCGATAATGGGGAGGGTGGCCAAAGTGTACCCGTTGCTGCTGGTGCCGGAGACACCAACATATGTGGTGGTATTGTTCAGTTGTATTGGGAAAGGATTCTGGGACGAAGCTTAGATTTAAATGGCCAAGTTCGTCAAACTGCCCTGAAG ATTGTGGAAGTGGTACTTCGCCAAGGTCTTGTCCATCCGATTACTTGTGTTCCATATCTTATCGCACTTGAAACAGACCCCACTGAGGCAAATGCAAAGCTGGCTCACCACTTattgatgaatatgaatgagaa GTACCCAACATTTTTTGAAAGCCGGCTGGGGGATGGTCTTCAAATGTCATTCATTTTCATCCAAACTATCAGCCATGGTTCTGACaatgcaaataaaaaaattcaatcgaAGGGCTCTAGCAATTTGAAAAGTAGATCCGATGGTTGTTCGTTGACTCAAGCAAGACTTGGAGTTTCTCGAATTTACAAGCTCATACGAGGAAACCGAGTTTCAAGGAACAATTTTATATCCTCCATTGTGCGAAAGTTCGACAACCCACGGCTGAATGACTCAATGATACCTTTCCTTAT GTACTGTGCAGAAATACTTGCATTGTTACCGTTTACATTCCCCGATGAGCCCTTGTACTTGATTCATGCTATTAATCGAATAATACAAGTAAGAGGTGGATCACTTCAAGAAGAGATCAAAGCGTTTGGTATTCATTTGTTACAACGGAATACGCCGTATATTATGTACGAAAATGGAATGATTCAGCCTCCACAACCTGGGCAATTTTCTGATAATATAATTTCATCAGATATGAATGGGTCAGTGGAGCTTGATCAATCTCGTCCATTTTGTGATTTTACGTCGATGGATCTGAATCAGCAAATTCCACCTGAGTCAGTTGCCCATCATGAATTGAGTAATAATAATACAACATTGGAGGGAAAACTCCATAACATTTCCTCGATGGATGCATGTAGTATCTCAAAAGACGATCTTCAGAAGATTCAG ACTATGAGCCTGGCAGCTATTGCACTGCAACTTCTTCTGAAACTAAAGAGACATCTAAAAATCGTGTACAGCCTGAACGATGCTCGATGCCAG TCATTCAATCCCAATGAACCATCAAAACCTGGGGAGTTTCTGTCGAAGCAGAATGTTCCTTTCGACATCAGCGAAACATGCACAACTTTGCCAACATCTTATCAAGAGTTTATGCAAAGATACCAG GATTTCAAGAACACTCTTAGGGACGACGCATTTGATTACTCCACTTACACCgcaaatattaaaagaaagcgTCCTACAGTAAGAAAAGGACGGAAGCCTACAATGGGTGGCAACGACGAGGATATTGACGAAGACGAGGATTGGAGCGGAGGCAGGAGGTTGAGTAACAGTGGGAGGAAAGGTAGCTATAGCACCAGAGCAAGTAGGCAACGATGA
- the LOC120072060 gene encoding sister chromatid cohesion protein SCC2 isoform X1 yields MNLPPSASASASASGNRGIGLSNTIHSEVAPCLPLPSLPVFFGASEPQLRLFDEPDGSYATSTTDLLAQSKKIADLLRATDVSYLNLREDAKVLQEGSVEPFELYEEVLRHDADAFNYTAPGPIMEHVSSSTVSDRKVFDQRLHIRSQVEGDSRTTQNHKPETMPTNDTPISSSRKVKVKKKGRDETSSVRTDPSELQDTTLANFREFLEDFCARAEIVGDDRDESEWLALPLTDLRVLVNEIMSIRSKKLLHLVPLDNLTRLLKVLDNQIHRAEGLSVEECEHLDSDAVETIFCALESIHASLTIMAHDQMPKLLYKEEIIERILEFSRRHIMDIMCAYDPSYRALHKASENGVFEVNEDEELDGDYGSSTKKRRAVKTTKIRKPASNKVSTAVNTILQKMCTIVGLLKDLLLIERLPDSCILQLVKTSFSTFLVDNIQLLQLKAIGLICGIFYSYTQHRNYLIDELVQMLFKLPSTKRALRAYHLPEEEQRQIQMITALLIQLVHYSANLPEALRQASDSNSIFEVSVDSSCPTKCHEAATEACCLFWTRVLQRFANVKTQDASEVKVMMENMVLDLLTTLNLPEYPASAPILEVLCVLLLQNAGLKSKDISARSMAIDFLGMIAARLKRDAVICATDKYWILQELGDKEDDADQGYSKDVCSICLDGRVEKYILVCQGCQRLFHADCMGGRENEVPNRGWNCQICHSRKQLLVLQSYCKSQCKNDSEKRKDRSDKGSKVSWLVSNIEIVQQLLLNYLQEVGPADDLHLFVRWFYLCLWYKDDPKSEQKFIYYLSRLKSMAIVRDGGNTSSLLTRDSVKKITLALGQNNSFSRGFDKILHMLLASLRENSPVIRAKALRAVSIIVEADPEVLGDKRVQLAVEGRFCDSAISVREAALELVGRHIASHPDLGFKYFEKIAERIKDTGVSVRKRAIKIIRDMCTSNANFSEFTRACIEIISRVGDDESSIQDLVCKTFYEFWFEEPSSSQTQFFGDDSSVPLEIAKKTEQIVEVLRKMPNHHLLVTVIKRNLALDFFPQSTKAVGINPVSLTSVRKRCELMCKCLLERILQVEERSNMDTEVRALPYVLVLHAFCVVDPMLCAPASNPSQFVVTLQPYLKSQVDNRVVAQLLESIIFIIDAVLPLLRKLSTNVAEDLEQDLKHMIVRHSFLTVVHACIKCLCSLSKIAGKGAWVVEYLIQMFFKRLDSQGVDNKQLVGRSLFCLGLLIRYGSPLLSNSSNKNVDIAKSLSLLKMYLQTEDLVIRVRALQALGFVLIARPEFMLEEDVGKIVEESLSSGSDVRLKMQALQNMYDYLLDAESQMGIDEPGDGAGPDNGEGGQSVPVAAGAGDTNICGGIVQLYWERILGRSLDLNGQVRQTALKIVEVVLRQGLVHPITCVPYLIALETDPTEANAKLAHHLLMNMNEKYPTFFESRLGDGLQMSFIFIQTISHGSDNANKKIQSKGSSNLKSRSDGCSLTQARLGVSRIYKLIRGNRVSRNNFISSIVRKFDNPRLNDSMIPFLMYCAEILALLPFTFPDEPLYLIHAINRIIQVRGGSLQEEIKAFGIHLLQRNTPYIMYENGMIQPPQPGQFSDNIISSDMNGSVELDQSRPFCDFTSMDLNQQIPPESVAHHELSNNNTTLEGKLHNISSMDACSISKDDLQKIQTMSLAAIALQLLLKLKRHLKIVYSLNDARCQSFNPNEPSKPGEFLSKQNVPFDISETCTTLPTSYQEFMQRYQDFKNTLRDDAFDYSTYTANIKRKRPTVRKGRKPTMGGNDEDIDEDEDWSGGRRLSNSGRKGSYSTRASRQR; encoded by the exons ATGAATTTGCCGCCGTCTGCTTCTGCTTCTGCCTCTGCCTCCGGCAACCGCGGAATCGGCTTGTCTAATACTATACACTCTGAGGTTGCTCCCTGCTTGCCTTTGCCATCGCTTCCAGTCTTCTTTGGCGCCTCCGAGCCTCAGCTCCGACTCTTCGATGAGCCGGATGGAAGCTATGCTACTTCCACGACTGATCTTCTTGCTCAGTCTAAGAAGATCGCTGATCTGCTTCGTGCTACTGATGTGTCTTACTT AAATCTCAGAGAAGATGCTAAGGTTCTTCAAGAAGGGTCTGTGGAGCCTTTTGAACTCTATGAGGAAGTTCTTCGCCATGATGCTGACGCCTTCAATTATACTGCTCCAG GTCCTATTATGGAGCATGTCTCTAGCAGTACGGTATCTGATAGGAAAGTTTTTGATCAAAGACTACATATTAGAAGTCAAGTTGAAGGAGACTCTAGAACAACTCAAAATCATAAGCCTGAAACTATGCCTACTAAT GATACACCAATATCATCTTCTAGAAAAGTCAAAGTTAAGAAGAAAGGCAGAGATGAAACTTCTTCTGTTAGAACAGATCCTTCTGAGCTTCAAG ACACCACCCTTGCGAACTTCCGTGAGTTCTTAGAAGACTTTTGTGCAAGAGCTGAAATTGTCGGTGATGATCGTGATGAATCAGAGTGGCTGGCTCTGCCTCTTACTGATCTAAGGGTGCTTGTCAATGAAATAATGTCCATACGTTCAAAGAAACTTCTTCATTTGGTTCCTCTCGATAACCTGACGAGGCTGCTGAAGGTTTTAGATAATCAGATACATAGAGCAGAAGGATTGTCTGTTGAAGAATGCGAACAT TTAGATTCAGATGCAGTTGAAACCATCTTTTGTGCTTTGGAGTCCATACATGCATCTCTGACTATAATGGCTCATGACCAAATGCCAAAGTTGCTTTACAAAGAAGAG ATCATCGAGAGAATTCTGGAGTTCTCCCGACGTCACATAATGGATATTATGTGTGCTTATGATCCTTCATATCGTGCATTGCATAAAGCCAGTGAAAATGGTGTGTTCGAAG taaatgaagatgaagaacttGATGGCGACTATGGTTCATCGACTAAGAAACGTCGTGCTGTTAAGACTACTAAAATCAGGAAGCCTGCATCCAACAA GGTATCTACTGCTGTTAATACTATTCTTCAGAAGATGTGCACCATTGTCGGTTTACTTAAGGATTTGTTGTTGATAGAGAGATTACCAGATAGCTGTATTCTTCAATTAGTGAAGACAAGCTTTTCTACTTTTTTGGTGGATAATATTCAGCTCTTGCAACTTAAGGCAATTGGTTTAATTTGTGGG atattttattcatatacaCAACATCGAAACTATTTGATAGATGAATTAGTTCAGATGCTCTTCAAATTACCATCCACGAAGCGAGCTTTAAGAGCTTATCATCTACCTGAAGAAGAACAACGTCAAATTCAAATGATTACTGCCCTATTGATTCAATTAGTACATTATAGTGCAAACCTCCCTGAAGCTTTGAGGCAAGCATCAGATAGTAATTCCATCTTTGAAGTTTCAGTTGACAGTAGTTGCCCTACCAAATGCCATGAAGCAGCTACAGAAGCTTGCTGTCTTTTCTGGACTCGTGTACTTCAGCGCTTTGCTAATGTGAAGACTCAAGATGCATCTGAAGTGAAAGTAATGATGGAAAATATGGTTTTGGATCTACTCACAACATTGAATTTACCTGAATATCCTGCATCAGCTCCTATTTTGGAG GTTCTTTGTGTGTTATTACTTCAGAATGCCGGACTGAAATCTAAAGATATATCTGCTCGTTCAATGGCCATTGACTTTCTCGGCATGATTGCTGCAAGGTTGAAACGTGATGCTGTCATATGTGCCACCGACAAGTATTGGATATTGCAAGAGTTGGGCGATAAAGAGGATGATGCTGATCAGGGTTACTCTAAAGACGTCTGTTCAATATGCTTGGATGGCAGGGTGGAAAAGTATATCCTGGTCTGTCAAGGTTGTCAGAGGTTATTTCATGCGGATTGCATGGGAGGAAGGGAAAACGAAGTTCCTAACCGGGGCTGGAACTGTCAAATTTGTCACTCCAGAAAACAACTTCTAGTATTACAATCATATTGCAAATCCCAATGTAAGAATGATAGTGAAAAGCGGAAAGATCGGTCAGATAAAGGTTCCAAAGTTTCGTGGCTTGTTTCCAACATTGAAATTGTTCAGCAGTTGCTTCTGAATTATCTCCAGGAAGTTGGTCCCGCAGATGATCTTCATCTATTTGTTCGCTG GTTCTATCTCTGCCTGTGGTACAAAGATGATCCAAAATCTGAGCAGAAATTTATTTACTATCTCTCTAGACTGAAATCTATGGCAATAGTGAGGGATGGTGGCAATACTTCCTCTTTATTGACTAGGGATTCAGTTAAAAAAATTACTCTTGCACTAGGACAAAATAATTCTTTCTCTAGAGGTTTTGATAAGATTCTTCACATGCTTCTG GCAAGTTTAAGGGAAAATTCTCCAGTAATTAGGGCCAAGGCTTTACGAGCG GTCAGTATAATAGTTGAAGCTGATCCAGAGGTATTGGGAGACAAACGTGTGCAATTGGCTGTGGAAGGAAGGTTTTGTGATTCTGCAATATCTGTCAGGGAAGCAGCTTTGGAACTTGTTGGCAGACATATTGCCTCACATCCTGATCTTGGGTTCAAG TATTTTGAAAAGATCGCTGAGAGAATCAAAGATACTGGAGTTAGTGTGAGGAAACGAGCCATCAAAATCATTCGAGATATGTGCACGTCAAATGCAAATTTCTCAGAATTTACAAGGGCGTGCATAGAGATCATTTCCCGAGTTGGTGATGATGAATCGAGTATTCAG GATCTTGTTTGTAAGACATTCTATGAGTTCTGGTTTGAGGAGCCTTCCAGTTCACAAACTCAGTTCTTTGGAGATGATAGCTCTGTTCCATTAGAGATAGCCAAGAAAACTGAGCAAATTGTTGAAGTATTGAGGAAAATGCCAAATCATCACCTTCTTGTGACTGTTATTAAGAGAAACTTAGCCCTTGATTTTTTCCCACAATCAACTAAGGCTGTTGGTATCAACCCTGTTTCCCTCACGTCAGTTCGGAAGCGATGCGAGTTGATGTGTAAGTGCTTACTGGAAAGGATATTGCAG GTGGAGGAACGAAGTAACATGGACACAGAAGTGCGTGCACTTCCATATGTATTGGTCTTGCATGCCTTTTGTGTTGTGGATCCAATGCTCTGTGCACCTGCATCCAACCCATCCCAGTTTGTGGTTACTCTCCAACCTTACCTCAAGAGCCAG GTTGACAATCGAGTGGTTGCCCAGTTACTCGAGagtatcatattcataattgaTGCAGTCTTGCCCTTGCTACGAAAATTATCTACAAATGTTGCTGAAGATCTAGAGCAAGACTTGAAACATATGATTGTTCGGCACTCCTTCTTGACAGTTGTACATGCTTGCATCAA GTGCCTTTGCTCTTTGAGTAAGATAGCAGGTAAAGGTGCATGGGTtgttgagtatcttattcagATGTTTTTTAAACGCTTGGATTCTCAAGGGGTTGATAACAAACAG CTGGTCGGACGTTCACTCTTCTGTCTCGGATTACTTATTCGCTATGGTAGTCCTTTGTTGAGCAATTCCAGCAACAAGAATGTCGACATTGCAAAGAGCCTCAGCTTGTTGAAGATGTACTTGCAGACGGAAGATTTGGTTATTAGGGTTAGAGCACTGCAG GCTTTGGGATTTGTTCTTATTGCAAGGCCTGAATTTATGCTTGAAGAAGATGTTGGGAAAATTGTAGAGGAATCATTGTCATCTGGTTCTGATGTTCGTCTTAAG ATGCAAGCATTGCAAAATATGTATGATTACCTTCTTGATGCGGAAAGTCAAATGGGAATAGATGAACCTGGTGATGGAGCTGGCCCCGATAATGGGGAGGGTGGCCAAAGTGTACCCGTTGCTGCTGGTGCCGGAGACACCAACATATGTGGTGGTATTGTTCAGTTGTATTGGGAAAGGATTCTGGGACGAAGCTTAGATTTAAATGGCCAAGTTCGTCAAACTGCCCTGAAG ATTGTGGAAGTGGTACTTCGCCAAGGTCTTGTCCATCCGATTACTTGTGTTCCATATCTTATCGCACTTGAAACAGACCCCACTGAGGCAAATGCAAAGCTGGCTCACCACTTattgatgaatatgaatgagaa GTACCCAACATTTTTTGAAAGCCGGCTGGGGGATGGTCTTCAAATGTCATTCATTTTCATCCAAACTATCAGCCATGGTTCTGACaatgcaaataaaaaaattcaatcgaAGGGCTCTAGCAATTTGAAAAGTAGATCCGATGGTTGTTCGTTGACTCAAGCAAGACTTGGAGTTTCTCGAATTTACAAGCTCATACGAGGAAACCGAGTTTCAAGGAACAATTTTATATCCTCCATTGTGCGAAAGTTCGACAACCCACGGCTGAATGACTCAATGATACCTTTCCTTAT GTACTGTGCAGAAATACTTGCATTGTTACCGTTTACATTCCCCGATGAGCCCTTGTACTTGATTCATGCTATTAATCGAATAATACAAGTAAGAGGTGGATCACTTCAAGAAGAGATCAAAGCGTTTGGTATTCATTTGTTACAACGGAATACGCCGTATATTATGTACGAAAATGGAATGATTCAGCCTCCACAACCTGGGCAATTTTCTGATAATATAATTTCATCAGATATGAATGGGTCAGTGGAGCTTGATCAATCTCGTCCATTTTGTGATTTTACGTCGATGGATCTGAATCAGCAAATTCCACCTGAGTCAGTTGCCCATCATGAATTGAGTAATAATAATACAACATTGGAGGGAAAACTCCATAACATTTCCTCGATGGATGCATGTAGTATCTCAAAAGACGATCTTCAGAAGATTCAG ACTATGAGCCTGGCAGCTATTGCACTGCAACTTCTTCTGAAACTAAAGAGACATCTAAAAATCGTGTACAGCCTGAACGATGCTCGATGCCAG TCATTCAATCCCAATGAACCATCAAAACCTGGGGAGTTTCTGTCGAAGCAGAATGTTCCTTTCGACATCAGCGAAACATGCACAACTTTGCCAACATCTTATCAAGAGTTTATGCAAAGATACCAG GATTTCAAGAACACTCTTAGGGACGACGCATTTGATTACTCCACTTACACCgcaaatattaaaagaaagcgTCCTACAGTAAGAAAAGGACGGAAGCCTACAATGGGTGGCAACGACGAGGATATTGACGAAGACGAGGATTGGAGCGGAGGCAGGAGGTTGAGTAACAGTGGGAGGAAAGGTAGCTATAGCACCAGAGCAAGTAGGCAACGATGA